The following proteins come from a genomic window of Streptomyces sp. Sge12:
- a CDS encoding RidA family protein, producing the protein MTTTPSHSSRITRVPAPEGIGPAPHYSHVVWGTGRFVAVSGQCALDERGGVVGEGDPAAQARQVFENLRRCLAAAGATFDDVVKLTYFVTDIAHLPAVREAREAVIPQDRLPASSAVQVSALFRPELLVEVEAFAVVAEETV; encoded by the coding sequence ATGACCACGACACCGTCGCACAGCAGCCGCATCACCCGTGTCCCGGCGCCGGAGGGGATCGGCCCGGCCCCCCACTACAGCCACGTCGTCTGGGGCACGGGCCGGTTCGTCGCCGTGTCGGGTCAGTGCGCGCTCGACGAGCGGGGCGGGGTCGTGGGCGAGGGCGATCCGGCCGCCCAGGCCCGGCAGGTGTTCGAGAACCTGCGCCGGTGCCTGGCGGCGGCCGGGGCCACCTTCGACGACGTCGTGAAGCTGACCTATTTCGTCACGGACATCGCCCACCTCCCGGCGGTACGGGAGGCCCGCGAGGCGGTGATCCCGCAGGACCGCCTCCCGGCCTCCTCGGCGGTACAGGTCTCTGCGCTGTTCCGGCCCGAACTCCTGGTGGAGGTGGAGGCCTTCGCGGTCGTTGCGGAAGAGACGGTCTAG
- a CDS encoding HEAT repeat domain-containing protein, protein MNDVLERLRAEAGPSPEYEVLLTAAPDALAASLTSAGLPLWARELAAYRLGLAGDRRAFESLVLLLNHRDPARCSAAAEALAVLDDPRTARAAAALATNSLRTAYALQPVRLLTALRAPESVPALMATLGRLLSPHDPYWRVALACVEGLGALADPRARELLTRAQSHPRLAVAATAALRNL, encoded by the coding sequence GTGAACGACGTGCTGGAGCGCCTGCGGGCGGAGGCGGGACCGTCACCCGAGTACGAGGTGCTGCTCACGGCCGCCCCCGACGCCCTGGCCGCCTCCCTGACCTCGGCCGGCCTGCCGCTGTGGGCCCGCGAACTGGCCGCGTACCGGCTGGGCCTCGCCGGAGACCGCCGCGCCTTCGAGTCCCTCGTCCTGCTCCTCAACCACCGCGACCCGGCCCGCTGCTCGGCCGCCGCCGAGGCGCTGGCCGTCCTGGACGACCCGCGCACCGCCCGCGCGGCGGCGGCGCTCGCCACCAACAGCCTGCGCACCGCCTACGCCCTGCAGCCCGTGCGGCTGCTCACCGCCCTGCGCGCCCCCGAGTCCGTACCGGCCCTCATGGCCACCCTGGGGCGGCTGCTGTCCCCGCACGACCCGTACTGGCGGGTGGCGCTGGCCTGCGTCGAGGGCCTCGGCGCACTCGCCGACCCCCGCGCACGCGAACTCCTCACCCGCGCCCAGTCCCACCCCCGCCTCGCCGTCGCGGCCACGGCCGCGCTCCGCAACCTCTAG
- a CDS encoding 3-hydroxyacyl-CoA dehydrogenase family protein — MDRQSSQPTLQTIAVVGLGTMGTGIAEVLARAGREVIGIDISEAAALRAATSLAAATARSVARERLTEQERADVLARFRTFTDLGAAAEADLVIEVVPESYEIKQQVFRELDAIVRPDTILATGTNALSVTRMAAESQRPERVVGVHFFNPVPAMKLVEIVSCVLTAPPAVEAVTELARELGKEPVAVGDRPGFVADGLLFGYLNQAAAMYEARYASREDIDAAMRLGCGLPMGPLALLDLIGVDTARTVLEAMYTSSGDRLHAPAPILGQLAEAGLTGQKSGRGFYTYEAPGSSVIVRDLQTPLDGSLVGAGRPVSSVGVAGSGTMASGIAQVFAQAGYSVVLAARSQEKAEAAKAAIGKSLGRAVSKGRLTEEGAAQTLDRITPAGSLDAFAEVDLAVEAVAEDLAVKQELFATLDKVCKPGAVLATTTSSLPVIAVARVTSRPQDVIGMHFFNPAPAMKLVEVVRTVLTADDVHATVREICVKVRKHPVDCGDRAGFIVNALLFPYLNNAIKMVEEHYADIDRIDAAMKLGGGYPMGPFELLDVVGLDVSLAIEKVLHKEFRDPGLAPSPLLEHLVAAGCLGRKTGRGFREYAARR; from the coding sequence ATGGACCGTCAGTCCAGTCAGCCCACCCTCCAGACCATCGCCGTCGTCGGCCTCGGCACGATGGGCACCGGCATCGCCGAGGTCCTCGCCCGGGCCGGCCGCGAGGTCATCGGCATCGACATCAGCGAGGCCGCCGCCCTGCGGGCCGCGACCTCCCTCGCCGCGGCCACCGCGCGCTCCGTCGCCCGGGAGCGGCTCACCGAGCAGGAGCGGGCGGACGTGCTCGCCCGCTTCCGCACCTTCACGGACCTGGGCGCGGCCGCCGAGGCCGATCTCGTCATCGAGGTCGTGCCCGAGTCGTACGAGATCAAGCAGCAGGTGTTCCGCGAGCTCGACGCGATCGTCCGGCCCGACACCATCCTGGCCACCGGCACCAACGCCCTGTCGGTGACGCGGATGGCCGCCGAGTCCCAGCGCCCCGAGCGCGTGGTGGGCGTGCACTTCTTCAACCCGGTCCCGGCGATGAAGCTGGTCGAGATCGTCTCCTGCGTCCTGACCGCCCCGCCGGCCGTCGAGGCGGTCACCGAACTGGCCCGCGAGCTGGGCAAGGAGCCCGTCGCGGTCGGCGACCGGCCCGGCTTCGTCGCCGACGGCCTGCTGTTCGGCTACCTCAACCAGGCCGCCGCCATGTACGAGGCCCGGTACGCCTCCCGCGAGGACATCGACGCGGCCATGCGGCTCGGCTGCGGCCTGCCCATGGGCCCGCTCGCGCTGCTCGACCTGATCGGCGTGGACACCGCCCGTACCGTCCTGGAGGCCATGTACACCTCCTCCGGCGACCGGCTGCACGCCCCGGCCCCGATCCTGGGCCAGCTCGCCGAGGCCGGCCTGACCGGGCAGAAGTCCGGCCGCGGCTTCTACACGTACGAGGCCCCGGGCAGCTCGGTCATCGTCCGCGACCTCCAGACCCCGCTCGACGGGTCCCTGGTCGGCGCGGGCCGCCCCGTCAGCTCCGTCGGCGTGGCCGGCTCGGGGACCATGGCGAGCGGCATCGCCCAGGTCTTCGCGCAGGCCGGCTACAGCGTGGTGCTCGCCGCCCGCAGCCAGGAGAAGGCCGAGGCCGCGAAGGCCGCGATCGGGAAGTCCTTGGGCCGTGCGGTGTCCAAGGGCCGCCTGACCGAGGAGGGCGCCGCGCAGACCCTGGACCGGATCACCCCGGCCGGTTCGCTGGACGCCTTCGCCGAGGTGGACCTGGCCGTGGAGGCCGTCGCCGAGGACCTCGCGGTCAAGCAGGAGCTGTTCGCGACGCTGGACAAGGTCTGCAAGCCGGGTGCCGTGCTGGCCACCACCACCTCCTCGCTGCCGGTGATCGCGGTCGCCCGCGTGACCTCGCGTCCGCAGGACGTGATCGGCATGCACTTCTTCAACCCGGCCCCGGCGATGAAGCTGGTCGAGGTGGTCCGGACCGTCCTGACGGCCGACGACGTGCACGCCACGGTCCGCGAGATCTGCGTCAAGGTGCGCAAGCACCCGGTGGACTGCGGCGACCGGGCCGGCTTCATCGTGAACGCGCTGCTGTTCCCGTACCTCAACAACGCGATCAAGATGGTCGAGGAGCACTACGCGGACATCGACCGCATCGACGCCGCGATGAAGCTGGGCGGCGGCTACCCGATGGGTCCGTTCGAGCTCCTGGACGTGGTCGGCCTCGACGTCTCGCTGGCCATCGAGAAGGTCCTGCACAAGGAGTTCCGCGACCCGGGCCTGGCCCCGTCCCCGCTGCTGGAGCACCTGGTCGCGGCGGGCTGCCTGGGCCGGAAGACCGGCCGCGGTTTCCGTGAGTACGCCGCCCGCCGGTAA
- a CDS encoding TetR family transcriptional regulator, producing the protein MSQPAKTSPRAAAASDTPESTAGTKAAAQRLKMRRELAAAAMELFATKGYEATTVDEIAATAGVARRTFFRHFRSKEEAIFPDHDDTLTRAEAVLDVAPAHEHPLDTVCRGIKEVMKMYAASPAVSVERYRLTREVPALREREIASVARYERLFTRYLLAHFDEHDHHDGNDDPLLAEVAASAVVTAHNHVLRRWLRAGGQGDVEAQLDHAFSIVRKTFGSGIGAGRTLSTAPAAPAAVRTQGEVLVAVARTDAPLDEVMRTIEEALRAT; encoded by the coding sequence ATGTCCCAGCCCGCCAAGACCTCGCCCCGCGCCGCCGCAGCCTCCGACACCCCGGAAAGCACGGCCGGCACCAAGGCGGCCGCGCAGCGGCTCAAGATGCGCCGTGAGCTCGCCGCCGCGGCCATGGAGCTCTTCGCGACCAAGGGGTACGAGGCGACGACGGTCGACGAGATCGCGGCGACCGCCGGAGTGGCGCGCCGGACCTTCTTCCGGCACTTCCGGTCCAAGGAAGAGGCGATCTTCCCGGACCACGACGACACCCTGACCCGCGCCGAGGCCGTCCTGGACGTGGCCCCGGCGCACGAGCACCCGCTCGACACGGTGTGCCGCGGGATCAAGGAAGTCATGAAGATGTACGCCGCCTCGCCGGCGGTGTCGGTGGAGCGCTACCGGCTGACGCGCGAGGTGCCGGCGCTGCGGGAGCGGGAGATCGCCTCGGTGGCCCGGTACGAGCGGCTGTTCACCCGCTACCTGCTGGCCCACTTCGACGAGCACGACCACCACGACGGCAACGACGACCCGCTGCTGGCCGAGGTGGCCGCCTCGGCGGTGGTCACCGCCCACAACCACGTGCTGCGGCGCTGGCTGCGCGCGGGCGGTCAGGGCGACGTGGAGGCCCAGCTGGACCACGCCTTCTCGATCGTCCGCAAGACCTTCGGTTCGGGCATCGGCGCGGGACGCACGCTGAGCACGGCCCCGGCCGCGCCGGCGGCCGTCCGTACGCAGGGCGAGGTGCTGGTGGCGGTGGCCCGTACCGATGCCCCGCTGGACGAGGTCATGCGGACCATCGAAGAGGCCCTGCGCGCCACGTAG